The Humulus lupulus chromosome 3, drHumLupu1.1, whole genome shotgun sequence genome window below encodes:
- the LOC133825605 gene encoding protein FAR1-RELATED SEQUENCE 4-like, with product MTNIDLSSNPQWEEILGSLQLYKLVAKIDRTNIRGKDMETLDKWEAFYKTYAKWVGFGVRIDDTKYRDGIISIRRMNKYNKPLTIIVGVKEHFETCVFGCAVIVDETEDTYCWFLRVFLEYMGNKKLKVMLTDNDERIGFAVNQILSDCTHRLYTWHLGNNATKNIKSPEFDQGFYDLIYTYYT from the exons ATGACGAACATTGATTTATCCTCCAATCCTCAATGGGAAGAAATTCTTGGCTCCCTTCAACTATACAAACTAGTAGCCAAAATAGATAGAACTAATATTAGGGGCAAGGACATGGAGACTCTAGACAAATGGGAGGCTTTCTACAAAACTTACGCAAAGTGGGTTGGATTCGGTGTTAGGATTGACGACACCAAATACAGGGATGGAATTATTAGCATCCGCCG GATGAACAAGTATAATAAGCCATTGACAATCATTGTTGGCGTTAAAGAACACTTTGAGACTTGTGTGTTTGGGTGCGCAGTGATAGTGGATGAGACAGAGGACACCTATTGTTGGTTCCTGAGGGTTTTCCTTGAATACATGGGCAACAAAAAGCTTAAAGTAATGCTCACTGACAATGATGAAAGAATTGGATTTGCTGTCAACCAAATTTTAAGTGATTGTACCCATCGACTCTATACATGGCATTTGGGAAACAATGCAACGAAGAACATTAAGAGTCCAGAGTTCGACCAAGGCTTCTATGACTTAATATACACCTACTACACATAG